The Symphalangus syndactylus isolate Jambi chromosome 11, NHGRI_mSymSyn1-v2.1_pri, whole genome shotgun sequence genome contains a region encoding:
- the LOC129457581 gene encoding LOW QUALITY PROTEIN: 5-hydroxyisourate hydrolase-like (The sequence of the model RefSeq protein was modified relative to this genomic sequence to represent the inferred CDS: inserted 1 base in 1 codon) — protein MSSRAVPVPRQLRLQRHLGPQQAQGSSMEPPDSLLTTHVLDTASGLPARGLCLRLSRLEDHSQQWVELRTSHTAPDGRCPGLLTPDQMKAGTYKVTFDTEGYWRKRGXESFYPYLEVVFTITSKAQKFHVPLLLSPWSYTTYRGS, from the exons ATGAGCTCCCGGGCCGTCCCCGTCCCGCGGCAGCTGAGGCTCCAGCGACACCTAGGCCCCCAGCAG gcacag GGCAGCAGCATGGAGCCTCCGGACAGCCTACTGACCACCCATGTGCTGGACACCGCCTCCGGGCTCCCAGCCAGAGGCCTCTGTCTCCGCTTGTCCCGGCTGGAGGACCACAGCCAGCAGTGGGTGGAGCTGAGGACAAG CCACACAGCCCCAGATGGCCGCTGTCCTGGACTCCTGACGCCAGACCAGATGAAGGCAGGCACCTACAAGGTCACCTTCGACACTGAGGGCTACTggaggaagagag aggaaaGCTTCTACCCATACCTGGAG GTTGTTTTCACCATCACCAGCAAGGCCCAGAAGTTCCACGTGCCCCTGCTGCTGAGCCCCTGGTCCTACACCACCTACCGAGGGAGCTAG